A genomic window from Alkalihalobacillus sp. AL-G includes:
- a CDS encoding cold-shock protein gives MNTGKVKWFNAEKGFGFIEIEEGNDVFVHFSAIQSEGFKTLEEGETVTFEIVDGNRGPQASNVQKA, from the coding sequence ATGAATACAGGTAAAGTAAAATGGTTTAACGCAGAAAAAGGATTTGGATTTATTGAAATCGAAGAAGGAAACGATGTATTCGTTCACTTTTCAGCAATTCAAAGCGAAGGCTTTAAAACGTTAGAAGAAGGCGAAACAGTTACTTTTGAAATCGTTGACGGTAACCGTGGACCTCAAGCATCAAACGTTCAAAAGGCGTAA
- a CDS encoding SIMPL domain-containing protein, which translates to MMNQSYYPQPFPHQPITKPDRGFKQNNVMEVFGTGSVTAPPDEVIISIGVQTRGKNVQQAVQENTAKSNQIIEGLKKLGLTNEQIGSSSYTITPVYEYKDGAPYFIEYRVEHLLEIEQKDVTKAGTIYQTAIENGANIARELRFQVSDPLRYYEQALTEALNHAFQKAQSLSSQLAVQINPVPIKLLEVGDQGPIPFYDSAVKFASTEVPIQPQQQVVKAQIKAWFQYLST; encoded by the coding sequence ATGATGAATCAATCGTATTACCCACAGCCATTTCCACACCAGCCTATTACGAAACCCGATCGCGGATTTAAGCAAAACAATGTGATGGAAGTGTTCGGTACTGGAAGTGTTACCGCACCACCAGATGAAGTGATTATCTCGATAGGTGTACAAACGCGCGGGAAAAACGTTCAGCAAGCGGTCCAGGAGAATACAGCAAAAAGCAACCAAATTATCGAAGGGTTGAAAAAGTTAGGACTAACAAATGAACAAATTGGTTCATCCAGTTATACGATCACACCAGTTTATGAATATAAAGATGGGGCTCCGTACTTCATTGAGTATAGAGTTGAGCATTTATTAGAGATTGAACAAAAAGATGTAACGAAAGCTGGGACCATCTATCAAACTGCAATTGAAAATGGGGCAAACATTGCAAGGGAGCTTCGATTTCAAGTTTCCGATCCTCTTCGCTATTATGAACAAGCCCTTACTGAGGCATTGAATCATGCATTTCAAAAAGCCCAGAGTCTATCAAGTCAATTAGCGGTTCAAATCAATCCTGTGCCGATAAAGCTCTTGGAAGTCGGTGATCAGGGGCCGATCCCTTTTTACGATTCAGCGGTTAAATTTGCGTCGACTGAAGTTCCAATCCAACCACAACAACAGGTCGTCAAAGCCCAGATCAAAGCGTGGTTTCAATACTTATCCACTTAA
- a CDS encoding helix-turn-helix domain-containing protein gives MKLEQAVGLVLRKHRTVEKISQFKLAKLTGYDRSFISLLERGQRVPSVKTIFVLTEHLQISPSQFIDEVHELVDSDIMEYD, from the coding sequence TTGAAACTTGAACAAGCTGTAGGATTAGTACTACGGAAGCATCGTACAGTCGAAAAAATATCGCAGTTTAAACTGGCAAAGTTAACTGGCTATGACAGATCATTCATTAGCCTATTAGAAAGAGGACAACGGGTCCCGTCTGTGAAAACGATCTTCGTACTAACCGAGCACTTACAAATCTCACCCTCCCAATTTATTGATGAAGTCCACGAGCTTGTTGATAGTGACATCATGGAATATGATTAG
- a CDS encoding DUF962 domain-containing protein, whose amino-acid sequence MKEFNSFTQFWPFYLQQHAKPATRGWHFVGTSFVFICIITAIGTMNYWYIALAPVIAYSFAWISHFFIEGNKPATFGHPLWALRADFQMFGFMLSGKLGKELGKHLPNDKAAS is encoded by the coding sequence ATGAAGGAATTTAATAGCTTTACTCAGTTTTGGCCGTTCTATTTGCAGCAGCATGCAAAACCGGCAACGAGAGGCTGGCACTTTGTAGGAACAAGTTTCGTATTCATTTGTATCATTACTGCCATCGGGACGATGAACTACTGGTACATCGCACTCGCGCCAGTTATAGCGTATTCGTTTGCTTGGATCAGCCATTTTTTTATTGAAGGGAACAAGCCTGCGACATTTGGTCACCCTTTATGGGCATTACGTGCAGATTTTCAAATGTTCGGCTTTATGCTTTCAGGTAAACTCGGAAAAGAACTCGGAAAACATTTACCAAATGATAAAGCGGCATCATAA
- a CDS encoding YciI family protein: protein MAEYLYKLIPNRDGFINDVTKEEEAVLEEHFAYIENLLKTGELVLAGPCLDGSLGVVILRVDTYERAEELMNGDPAVVNGIMQATLHPFRVSLMQGSKNGEEVVK from the coding sequence ATGGCGGAGTACCTTTATAAATTGATTCCAAATCGGGATGGCTTCATTAATGATGTAACTAAAGAAGAGGAAGCTGTGTTAGAGGAACATTTCGCATACATAGAGAACCTTTTGAAAACGGGTGAGCTCGTATTAGCAGGCCCCTGTTTAGACGGTTCACTTGGGGTGGTCATTCTTAGGGTCGATACATACGAAAGAGCCGAGGAACTTATGAATGGAGATCCTGCTGTCGTTAACGGTATCATGCAGGCAACTTTGCATCCGTTTCGGGTGTCACTAATGCAAGGTTCAAAAAATGGGGAGGAGGTAGTGAAATGA
- a CDS encoding YppE family protein, with amino-acid sequence MTTDNSRLNEMTKQLRVYTKQAEQQFEQRTMSDGYEVDFFGSAKPFADKVQSLVDEWKPLASEWAIRERPKYVYPIQIKDTSENLTIIAVQAFQKDTKAKRFLAMTKSIDYILESMEKQL; translated from the coding sequence ATGACTACGGACAATAGTCGATTGAATGAAATGACGAAACAATTGCGTGTTTATACGAAGCAAGCAGAGCAACAATTCGAACAACGTACAATGTCCGATGGATACGAAGTTGATTTTTTTGGTAGTGCGAAACCTTTTGCAGATAAGGTGCAATCACTGGTGGATGAATGGAAGCCACTTGCTTCGGAATGGGCGATCCGAGAGCGTCCGAAGTATGTGTATCCGATCCAAATTAAAGATACATCCGAAAACCTGACAATCATCGCCGTGCAGGCTTTTCAAAAGGATACAAAAGCAAAGCGTTTTCTTGCGATGACGAAATCGATTGACTACATTCTCGAATCGATGGAAAAACAACTTTAA
- a CDS encoding MerR family transcriptional regulator, whose protein sequence is MGSLVKTKAVSKKLGVNPTTIQRWVKYFEIPCPKNEHGHYLFREEDIQVLSTIQKQLQQGLQMSDIKIQERTTNESIQLSKSGISEMDERFKKLHSQLDILEKKVSQKADEVLSYQVLQHRKDLDHMATRLTDLEEKMVVFEEQLLLQVTATNEIRTEFNPVATKQKRNWLLSLFSL, encoded by the coding sequence ATGGGAAGCCTGGTTAAAACAAAAGCCGTATCAAAAAAGCTTGGTGTCAATCCTACGACAATCCAACGATGGGTCAAATATTTTGAGATCCCCTGTCCGAAAAACGAGCATGGCCACTATTTGTTTCGTGAAGAAGATATTCAGGTGTTGAGTACAATCCAGAAACAGTTACAACAAGGATTACAAATGAGCGACATTAAAATTCAAGAACGAACAACGAACGAAAGTATTCAGTTGAGCAAGTCTGGAATCAGTGAAATGGACGAGCGGTTCAAAAAGCTTCACTCCCAACTTGATATTCTTGAAAAGAAAGTTTCCCAAAAGGCTGACGAGGTGCTGAGCTATCAAGTTTTACAGCATCGAAAGGATCTAGACCATATGGCGACGCGTTTAACTGATCTAGAGGAGAAAATGGTTGTGTTTGAAGAGCAGCTGCTGCTTCAAGTAACGGCTACGAACGAGATTCGCACGGAATTCAATCCGGTTGCCACAAAGCAAAAGCGCAATTGGCTTTTGAGTTTATTTTCGTTGTAG
- a CDS encoding DUF2515 family protein, translated as MWNKSALKLFVKPNESNLTQDEKHLIVTIQKKTTKWNVDNISRTKAYHNFYEQNPEISWSFLASMVSRNAGWNMCDLHSPEYRTLLSVKKRRLLFETYERANWLIFSDAYPQLLLYEVSKKCNTPLFHLLKAFQVSSFMGREWERLWNKRNYERINTCLIVNEQQLIQKPVLERTLYKERVFHSLPFWVQDRFHFSTVLFPTVEGDLFGLSVHGFRKAKKRILLGRRLLKLLFHPAYHQRFSSFASNTEPTGARSEYERFLKIGRKGHMAALRTLYPIIRHQREYDEDWSLKKSFTNLRFQEISLPDKVHLNDWYAHKRSELHLLAFLKSKIQS; from the coding sequence ATGTGGAATAAAAGTGCTCTGAAATTATTTGTGAAACCAAATGAATCAAACCTTACACAGGATGAAAAACACCTGATTGTTACGATTCAAAAGAAGACGACCAAATGGAACGTCGATAATATTTCACGAACAAAAGCGTATCACAATTTTTATGAGCAAAATCCTGAGATTTCATGGTCTTTTCTTGCAAGTATGGTTTCTAGAAATGCGGGGTGGAATATGTGTGATCTTCATTCCCCTGAATATCGGACATTATTGTCGGTAAAAAAGAGGCGCTTGTTGTTTGAAACATATGAAAGAGCCAATTGGTTGATTTTTAGTGATGCATACCCACAACTTTTACTATATGAGGTATCCAAGAAGTGTAACACACCATTATTCCATTTATTGAAAGCCTTTCAAGTTTCATCTTTTATGGGGAGAGAGTGGGAGAGGTTATGGAACAAGAGGAATTACGAGCGAATTAACACGTGTCTGATTGTTAACGAACAACAATTGATCCAAAAGCCTGTTCTAGAACGAACCCTTTATAAAGAGCGGGTCTTTCATTCCCTACCGTTTTGGGTTCAAGATCGCTTTCATTTTAGTACGGTATTATTTCCAACTGTTGAAGGAGACTTGTTCGGTCTGTCTGTACATGGATTTCGAAAAGCAAAGAAACGGATTTTGCTCGGCCGACGTTTATTGAAGCTGTTGTTCCACCCTGCGTACCATCAACGTTTTAGTTCATTTGCTTCTAACACTGAACCAACTGGAGCAAGATCAGAGTATGAGCGGTTTCTGAAAATCGGACGCAAAGGACACATGGCCGCGCTGAGAACACTCTATCCCATTATTCGCCATCAGAGAGAATACGATGAGGATTGGTCGTTGAAAAAGTCATTCACTAACCTTCGATTTCAAGAGATTTCATTGCCTGACAAGGTACACTTGAACGATTGGTATGCACATAAACGTTCAGAACTACACCTGCTTGCTTTTTTGAAAAGCAAAATACAAAGCTGA
- the recU gene encoding Holliday junction resolvase RecU, with product MDFRYPNRKPASSQLQTVGRTSFKEKEGNRSFANRGMTFEDDINHSNLYYLQSGKAVIHKKPTPVQIVSVDYPKRSAAVIKEAYFKQPSTTDYNGVYRGKYIDFEAKETRNKTSFPLNNFHQHQIEHMRQVTKQDGICFILARFKTTQEDFLLKASDLFQFWEQQQQGGRKSIPKAFFEEKAPSIQLGYNPRIDYLEIIDKLFFAG from the coding sequence TTGGACTTTCGCTATCCCAACCGAAAACCTGCAAGCTCTCAACTACAAACGGTAGGAAGGACTTCTTTTAAAGAAAAGGAAGGCAATCGGTCGTTTGCAAACCGTGGAATGACATTTGAGGATGACATCAACCATTCCAATCTATATTATTTACAATCCGGAAAAGCAGTTATTCATAAAAAGCCGACTCCTGTGCAAATCGTTTCAGTGGATTATCCAAAACGGAGTGCAGCTGTCATAAAGGAAGCTTATTTTAAACAACCGTCTACAACAGATTACAACGGGGTATATAGAGGGAAATATATTGACTTTGAGGCAAAGGAAACTCGAAATAAGACATCCTTTCCTTTAAATAATTTTCATCAGCACCAAATCGAGCATATGAGGCAGGTTACTAAGCAGGATGGGATCTGCTTCATACTTGCTCGCTTCAAGACTACCCAGGAGGATTTTCTTCTTAAAGCCTCGGACTTATTTCAGTTTTGGGAACAACAACAACAAGGTGGACGGAAATCAATCCCGAAAGCCTTCTTCGAAGAAAAAGCCCCATCAATCCAGCTCGGTTATAATCCGAGAATTGATTATTTGGAAATTATTGATAAATTGTTTTTCGCTGGATGA
- a CDS encoding penicillin-binding protein 1A: MNNNYKSRQERRHQANPKNNKKKPPNSKKGILKKVTALLLVFGLIGITAGAIAVFAIISNAPELNPKALETPVASKLYDMNGDEYGMLYSDEKRIRANLSDIPEVVQNSFVAVEDVRFYDHFGIDIRRIGGAVIANITEGFGAEGGSTITQQVIKNTLLTNDKKITRKIKEAYLAIKLEQRYSKDQILEMYLNKIYFGQSAWGVATAAETYFGKEISELKLHEAALLAGLPKAPSYYDPFENPEGAEERRNIVLSQMEKYGYITKEQYEKAKSIPVTEYVKKPDPEKQNDPYNTFEAQVMEEAAKMAGFDDPGKVKSAGLEIYTTLNPKAQDAVEEALYTDTIIAQKNIKGGLVLMDTQTGAVRAIGSGRKNQMSSYYATQLKRQPGSTIKPILDYGPAIEHMQWPTYKQVSDEDIVINGHEFHNYDNENHGTMSIRRALYESYNLPAIHTWQDVGADKAEEFAEKLGIEIDDKHYSPSYAIGGFREGPSPMELAAAYAAFGNEGVYNEPFTVTKIKFPDGRVIEKKSNPEVVMEEYTAYMITDMLKDVMTIGTARDVNLNFPVAGKTGTTNYGSEVPEIEGETKDAWFAGYSTELTAAIWTGFDSYEDKEGNFQYLTGKTDDYSKQIFEYVMERASKDLKNADWKRPKSVVEVPIEKGTGKRASEFTPDDQIRMELAVEGTDLPKVSEKYFKVETPKDFKAKYDKKKHEVKLSWKYPKELLDKGITFKVLYSMDGAGYQELTSQSEMELVVQNIAPGTTYNFQVVAVDQGRNKESDPATVQVKTEKEKDSLPDLPGDGDGEGDDDGNGNGGGNGGTDGTDGGEGGTGDGTGDGTGTGETGGTGDDGGTTPPSGSGLLPPSGREES; the protein is encoded by the coding sequence ATGAATAACAATTATAAATCACGACAGGAAAGGCGTCATCAAGCCAATCCGAAAAATAATAAGAAAAAACCTCCAAATTCGAAAAAAGGGATATTGAAAAAAGTAACAGCCCTCCTTCTCGTTTTTGGATTAATTGGAATTACTGCAGGAGCAATCGCTGTTTTTGCAATCATAAGTAATGCTCCTGAGTTAAACCCGAAAGCACTCGAAACACCTGTTGCTTCCAAGCTTTACGATATGAATGGTGATGAATACGGGATGCTGTATTCGGATGAAAAACGGATTCGCGCAAATTTAAGCGATATACCTGAAGTTGTTCAAAATTCCTTCGTTGCTGTCGAGGATGTTCGATTTTATGATCACTTCGGTATTGATATCCGAAGAATCGGTGGAGCAGTAATTGCCAATATCACTGAAGGTTTTGGTGCTGAAGGCGGAAGTACGATTACTCAACAGGTCATTAAAAACACACTATTGACGAATGATAAAAAAATCACTCGGAAAATAAAGGAAGCGTATCTCGCCATCAAACTCGAGCAAAGATACTCGAAGGATCAAATTTTAGAAATGTACTTGAACAAAATCTATTTTGGTCAAAGTGCATGGGGCGTTGCAACCGCAGCTGAAACATATTTCGGAAAAGAAATCAGTGAGCTTAAACTGCATGAAGCGGCACTCCTTGCCGGTTTACCAAAAGCACCTAGCTATTATGATCCATTCGAAAACCCTGAAGGGGCTGAAGAACGGAGAAATATCGTTCTTTCCCAAATGGAAAAATACGGATATATTACGAAGGAACAGTATGAAAAAGCAAAATCTATTCCGGTTACAGAATATGTTAAAAAGCCTGATCCTGAAAAACAAAATGATCCTTACAACACGTTCGAGGCCCAAGTCATGGAAGAAGCAGCCAAGATGGCCGGCTTCGATGATCCAGGAAAGGTCAAATCTGCAGGGCTCGAAATTTATACGACCCTGAACCCGAAAGCGCAAGATGCAGTGGAAGAAGCTTTGTACACAGATACGATCATCGCTCAGAAAAATATCAAGGGTGGACTTGTTCTAATGGATACTCAAACAGGTGCAGTCCGTGCTATCGGCAGTGGTCGGAAAAATCAAATGAGCAGCTATTATGCGACCCAGCTGAAACGACAACCTGGATCTACCATCAAGCCGATTCTCGACTACGGTCCTGCGATCGAGCACATGCAGTGGCCGACTTACAAACAAGTCAGTGATGAGGATATCGTTATCAACGGCCACGAATTCCATAATTATGATAACGAAAACCATGGTACGATGTCGATTCGCAGAGCATTATATGAGTCATACAACCTCCCTGCCATTCATACTTGGCAGGATGTCGGCGCTGACAAAGCAGAAGAATTTGCAGAGAAACTTGGCATAGAAATCGATGATAAACATTACAGTCCATCTTATGCGATCGGTGGCTTCCGTGAAGGCCCTTCTCCGATGGAGCTAGCTGCTGCATATGCTGCATTCGGGAATGAAGGGGTTTACAATGAACCTTTCACGGTTACAAAAATCAAGTTCCCTGATGGGCGCGTTATTGAGAAAAAGTCCAATCCTGAGGTAGTGATGGAAGAATATACTGCTTACATGATTACGGATATGCTGAAGGACGTCATGACAATCGGAACGGCAAGAGATGTGAATTTGAACTTCCCTGTTGCTGGTAAAACCGGAACGACAAATTACGGTTCAGAAGTTCCTGAAATCGAAGGAGAAACGAAGGATGCTTGGTTCGCTGGATATTCAACAGAATTGACAGCCGCAATCTGGACCGGTTTTGACAGCTATGAAGATAAAGAAGGAAACTTTCAATATTTAACGGGAAAAACGGATGATTACTCGAAACAGATCTTCGAATATGTCATGGAGCGCGCAAGCAAGGACCTAAAGAATGCAGATTGGAAGCGTCCTAAATCAGTTGTCGAAGTTCCGATTGAAAAAGGAACAGGAAAACGTGCAAGCGAATTTACACCGGACGATCAAATCCGAATGGAACTTGCAGTTGAAGGGACTGATCTTCCTAAGGTATCTGAAAAATACTTCAAAGTCGAAACACCAAAAGACTTTAAAGCGAAATATGATAAAAAGAAACATGAAGTGAAGCTGAGTTGGAAATATCCAAAGGAACTGCTTGATAAGGGAATTACCTTTAAAGTCCTCTACTCTATGGACGGAGCAGGCTATCAAGAGTTAACTAGCCAAAGTGAAATGGAGCTCGTTGTCCAAAACATCGCGCCTGGCACAACATACAACTTCCAGGTCGTAGCAGTCGATCAAGGACGTAATAAGGAAAGTGATCCTGCGACGGTTCAGGTTAAAACTGAAAAGGAAAAGGATAGTTTGCCGGATCTACCAGGTGATGGTGATGGAGAAGGCGACGATGATGGTAATGGCAACGGCGGAGGCAATGGTGGAACCGATGGAACCGATGGTGGTGAAGGTGGTACTGGAGACGGAACCGGTGATGGAACAGGTACAGGTGAAACCGGCGGCACCGGAGATGACGGTGGCACCACACCGCCTTCCGGATCTGGTTTATTGCCCCCATCAGGCCGTGAAGAATCTTAA
- a CDS encoding LysM peptidoglycan-binding domain-containing protein: MQIHVVAQGQSLWGISQLYGIPWQRIVDINGLEQPGQLAVGQTLLIPTQNRYTVQQGDSFFSIARKTGVTVQELQSANPQLQGSVLYPGQVLRIPERAKTPTIVNAYAEPYEETIANARDAAKALSWLAVFSYHVDAQGNLRQLENDDRLLQVAKSTGVRPILTITNIKEGADFSTELATTILSSQQIQTTLINNILTLMQQKGYTGVNVDFEFLGAENRERYNQFLRRLVQRMRPQGYIVSTAVAPKTSATQEGVLYEGHDYKAHGQIVDYVIIMTYEWGWSGGPPMPVSPLPEVERVLRYAISEIPKEKVMMGVNLYGYDWTLPFVEGGEFAKALSIPQATRLAYTQRTEIQYNQEDEAPFYTYYDQNGKEHIVWFEDLRSYAAKFELLKRLGIAGMSFWNLAFSYPPLWVLLQDRFQIKK; encoded by the coding sequence ATGCAAATCCATGTTGTCGCACAAGGACAATCGTTATGGGGAATCTCACAGCTTTATGGAATACCGTGGCAGAGGATTGTGGATATCAACGGATTAGAGCAACCTGGACAGCTCGCAGTCGGACAGACGTTGCTTATTCCAACACAAAACCGGTATACCGTTCAGCAGGGGGATTCTTTTTTTAGTATAGCAAGAAAAACAGGTGTAACGGTGCAAGAGCTTCAAAGTGCAAACCCGCAACTTCAGGGAAGTGTATTATATCCTGGGCAGGTACTGCGCATTCCTGAGAGGGCTAAGACACCCACAATCGTAAATGCTTATGCAGAACCCTATGAAGAGACAATTGCGAATGCCCGTGATGCTGCGAAAGCGTTAAGCTGGCTCGCAGTTTTCAGTTATCATGTTGATGCACAAGGGAATCTGAGGCAGCTTGAAAACGATGATCGTTTGCTGCAAGTTGCAAAGTCGACCGGTGTCCGGCCGATTTTGACGATAACGAACATCAAAGAGGGGGCTGACTTCAGTACAGAGCTAGCGACTACGATTTTATCAAGTCAACAAATTCAAACTACGTTGATCAACAACATACTTACGCTCATGCAACAAAAAGGATACACTGGGGTAAATGTAGATTTTGAGTTTCTCGGTGCCGAAAACAGGGAACGCTATAATCAGTTTTTGAGAAGGCTTGTACAACGCATGAGGCCACAAGGATATATCGTCTCCACTGCAGTCGCGCCTAAAACGAGTGCGACTCAAGAAGGTGTGTTGTATGAAGGGCATGATTATAAAGCGCATGGGCAAATTGTAGATTATGTCATTATTATGACGTACGAATGGGGATGGAGTGGAGGACCGCCAATGCCAGTCAGTCCACTTCCAGAAGTAGAAAGGGTATTGCGCTATGCGATTTCTGAAATTCCGAAGGAAAAGGTAATGATGGGTGTGAACCTGTACGGATACGATTGGACACTTCCATTTGTAGAAGGTGGAGAGTTTGCTAAAGCATTAAGTATCCCACAGGCAACTCGGTTAGCCTATACACAACGGACTGAGATTCAATACAATCAAGAGGATGAAGCTCCATTCTATACGTATTATGATCAAAATGGCAAAGAGCACATCGTCTGGTTTGAGGATTTAAGAAGCTATGCGGCAAAATTTGAACTGTTGAAAAGGCTTGGGATTGCCGGGATGTCATTTTGGAACCTGGCTTTTTCGTACCCGCCGCTTTGGGTCCTATTACAAGATCGATTTCAAATAAAAAAATGA
- the nth gene encoding endonuclease III — MLTKKQIREVLDTMGEMFPEAHCELNHSNPFELTIAVLLSAQCTDALVNKVTPGLFEKYKAPEDYLAVPLEELQNDIRSIGLFRNKGKNIRKLSEMVIHEYGGDVPRTRDELVKLPGVGRKTANVIVSVAFGEPAIAVDTHVERVSKRLAISKWKDSVLEVEKTLMRKIPKEEWSETHHRLIFFGRYHCKAQNPQCDACPLLYLCREGQKRMRKVKVTV, encoded by the coding sequence ATGTTGACGAAAAAACAAATCCGTGAAGTATTAGATACGATGGGAGAAATGTTTCCTGAGGCACACTGTGAGCTGAATCATTCCAACCCTTTTGAATTGACCATCGCCGTTTTGTTATCTGCTCAATGTACAGATGCCCTTGTCAATAAAGTAACGCCAGGATTGTTTGAAAAGTACAAAGCTCCAGAGGATTATTTAGCAGTTCCGTTAGAGGAGCTTCAAAATGATATCCGCTCAATAGGACTTTTTCGTAATAAAGGTAAAAACATTCGCAAGCTTTCTGAAATGGTAATCCACGAATATGGTGGTGATGTTCCAAGAACGAGGGACGAGCTCGTCAAGTTGCCAGGAGTTGGACGGAAAACGGCGAATGTAATCGTTTCAGTGGCATTTGGCGAACCGGCCATTGCCGTGGACACACATGTTGAACGGGTTTCAAAACGCCTTGCAATCTCTAAGTGGAAGGATAGTGTGCTTGAGGTAGAAAAAACACTGATGCGTAAAATCCCGAAGGAGGAATGGTCTGAAACCCACCATCGTCTTATCTTTTTCGGACGATATCATTGTAAGGCTCAGAACCCTCAATGTGATGCTTGTCCGCTCCTTTATCTTTGTCGTGAAGGACAGAAGCGGATGAGAAAAGTCAAGGTCACTGTTTGA
- a CDS encoding DnaD domain-containing protein, with amino-acid sequence MKRESFLNWIQAGTIAIPNVLLMNYHRLGVKEDEMMVLLHMHSFIESGNYFPTPEQISSRMTISSHQCMQLLRTCIQKGLLKIEEHQDPDQQMFSETYTLEPLWDKLIRIIEEQQVGAAKDKQIEEETQIYSIVEKEFGRPLSPIECETLAIWIDQDHHKVELIIAALKEAVLSGKLNFRYIDRILFEWKKNGIQTVEDAKQYGEKFRRHRYQRKDTKSESNTSDFPYYNWLEQ; translated from the coding sequence ATGAAACGAGAAAGTTTTTTAAATTGGATACAAGCAGGTACGATCGCGATTCCGAACGTATTATTGATGAACTATCATCGACTAGGTGTTAAGGAAGATGAGATGATGGTTCTTTTACATATGCATTCATTCATTGAAAGTGGCAACTACTTTCCAACCCCTGAACAGATATCGTCTAGAATGACGATTTCTTCGCACCAATGTATGCAATTGTTAAGGACATGCATTCAGAAAGGCTTGCTGAAGATCGAGGAGCATCAAGATCCGGATCAGCAGATGTTTTCCGAAACGTATACACTCGAACCACTTTGGGACAAATTGATCCGTATAATAGAAGAACAACAAGTCGGTGCCGCAAAAGACAAACAAATAGAAGAAGAAACCCAAATTTACTCAATCGTGGAAAAAGAGTTCGGACGACCACTATCACCGATTGAATGCGAAACGTTGGCGATATGGATCGATCAAGATCACCATAAGGTTGAACTGATCATCGCAGCTTTGAAAGAAGCGGTTTTATCAGGAAAGTTGAACTTTCGCTATATCGATCGTATCTTATTTGAGTGGAAAAAGAATGGTATCCAGACTGTTGAGGACGCAAAGCAGTACGGGGAAAAGTTCCGCCGTCATCGCTATCAGCGCAAGGATACAAAAAGTGAGTCGAATACATCCGATTTTCCATATTATAATTGGCTTGAGCAATGA